Proteins from a genomic interval of Leifsonia shinshuensis:
- a CDS encoding glycosyltransferase family A protein, translating into MPSNTAGPSITVVIPALDDAGMLARCLADLAAQLRPADEIIVVDNGSSDDTAAVARAGGARVLEQQVRGIFPAAATGYDAATGDIIARLDADSRPPVDWLLHIDAEFVDDPAIGVLTGPGVFYDGNTFVAGLGQLLYIGGYFWSMEIWLGHPPIFGSNFAMRREVWHEVRGRVHRDLREVHDDLDLAIHLDPGVVVRYDERLLVGISSRPFSTWRGFGRRIRWAFGTLRMHLPEETPWRRRAARRRWEAEHTEEAPGAIA; encoded by the coding sequence GTGCCCTCGAACACCGCCGGGCCCTCGATCACCGTCGTGATCCCCGCGCTCGACGACGCCGGGATGCTCGCCCGCTGCCTGGCCGACCTGGCCGCGCAGCTGCGGCCCGCCGACGAGATCATCGTGGTGGACAACGGCAGCAGCGACGACACCGCAGCGGTCGCCCGCGCCGGCGGGGCGCGCGTGCTGGAGCAGCAGGTCCGCGGCATCTTCCCCGCCGCCGCGACCGGGTACGACGCCGCCACCGGCGACATCATCGCGCGCCTCGACGCGGACTCGCGTCCCCCGGTCGACTGGCTGCTGCACATCGACGCCGAGTTCGTCGACGACCCGGCGATCGGCGTGCTGACCGGCCCCGGCGTGTTCTACGACGGCAACACCTTCGTCGCCGGCCTCGGCCAGCTCCTCTACATCGGCGGCTACTTCTGGTCGATGGAGATCTGGCTCGGGCACCCGCCGATCTTCGGCTCCAACTTCGCCATGCGACGCGAGGTGTGGCACGAGGTGCGCGGCCGCGTGCACCGGGACCTGCGCGAGGTGCACGACGACCTGGACCTCGCCATCCACCTCGACCCGGGCGTGGTCGTGCGCTACGACGAGCGGCTCCTGGTCGGGATCTCGTCGCGGCCGTTCTCGACCTGGCGCGGCTTCGGCCGGCGCATCCGCTGGGCGTTCGGCACGCTGCGCATGCACCTGCCGGAGGAGACGCCGTGGCGGCGCCGCGCCGCGCGGAGGCGCTGGGAGGCCGAGCACACGGAGGAGGCGCCGGGCGCCATCGCCTGA
- a CDS encoding fumarylacetoacetate hydrolase family protein, which produces MRFSHLSTTPDSHPRLAAVIGDGALFLDELMAEAPRDLQDLIERGDVTLQEVRALVDEAVTTGTPLVPVHELRHASAVLRPPQVIAIGANYAAHASELKLRSEKAATVFSLWPNSLAGHGGTTSWPEDLTTQVDYEAELGVIIGKPARNVSVRDALDYVWGYTVVNDITARDLQFSEAQWSRCKSFDGFTPNGPVVVTADEIADPQDLWLTTNVDGAILQDASTADMVRSVAEIIEFLSRSATILPGTLISTGSPGGAGYSRTPPVFLRDRSTVTVSIGGIGYLTTYCRVT; this is translated from the coding sequence GTGAGATTCTCGCACCTCAGCACTACCCCGGACTCGCACCCGCGCCTGGCGGCCGTCATCGGAGACGGCGCCCTCTTCCTCGACGAGCTGATGGCCGAGGCTCCCCGCGACCTCCAGGACCTCATCGAGCGCGGCGACGTCACCCTCCAGGAGGTGCGCGCGCTCGTCGACGAGGCCGTCACGACCGGGACGCCCCTCGTCCCCGTGCACGAGCTGCGTCACGCCTCCGCCGTGCTGCGCCCGCCGCAGGTGATCGCGATCGGCGCCAACTACGCCGCGCACGCCTCCGAGCTGAAGCTGCGCAGCGAGAAGGCGGCGACCGTGTTCTCGCTCTGGCCCAACTCGCTCGCCGGCCACGGCGGGACCACCAGCTGGCCGGAGGACCTCACCACCCAGGTCGACTACGAGGCCGAGCTCGGCGTCATCATCGGCAAGCCCGCGCGCAACGTCTCGGTGCGCGACGCCCTCGACTACGTGTGGGGCTACACGGTGGTCAACGACATCACCGCGCGCGACCTCCAGTTCTCGGAGGCGCAGTGGTCGCGGTGCAAGTCGTTCGACGGCTTCACCCCGAACGGGCCGGTGGTCGTGACGGCCGACGAGATCGCGGACCCCCAGGACCTCTGGCTGACCACCAACGTCGACGGCGCGATCCTGCAGGACGCCTCCACGGCGGACATGGTGCGCTCGGTCGCCGAGATCATCGAGTTCCTGTCCCGGTCGGCCACCATCCTGCCCGGCACGCTGATCTCCACCGGCAGCCCGGGCGGCGCCGGCTACTCGCGCACTCCCCCGGTGTTCCTGCGCGACCGGTCGACGGTCACGGTCTCGATCGGCGGGATCGGCTACCTGACCACGTACTGCCGGGTGACCTGA
- a CDS encoding alpha/beta fold hydrolase: protein MSIGERRPGVSGGDDEAARLDAVLPEIDWSVAPVGATFSTFRAPSGELAVVALGDPADPRVVLVPGATGSKEDFYLLAPILVAAGYYVQSYDLAGQYESASAGPAAGGHYTYDLLVADLVAFLRDGGPAHVLGYSFAGILAELALVAHPELFLTLTLLTSPPEPGQAFRGVRTIGWLSWFLNGRQGAGLMIWGIVTNKNKVGPARLAFVRERFALTRRSSVDDIVGLMKHVPDVRDRVAAIGLPVLVATGDHDLWPTHLHAANAQALGARLAVYRTGHSPCETAPNQLGRDMIALFRSAER from the coding sequence ATGTCGATCGGCGAGCGGCGGCCCGGAGTCTCGGGCGGAGACGACGAGGCGGCCCGCCTCGACGCGGTGCTCCCCGAGATCGACTGGTCGGTCGCCCCGGTCGGGGCGACGTTCTCGACATTCCGCGCGCCCAGCGGCGAGCTCGCCGTCGTCGCGCTCGGCGACCCCGCCGACCCGCGCGTCGTCCTGGTGCCCGGCGCCACCGGCTCCAAGGAGGACTTCTACCTCCTCGCGCCGATCCTGGTGGCTGCGGGCTACTACGTGCAGAGCTACGACCTCGCGGGCCAGTACGAGTCGGCGTCCGCCGGCCCGGCCGCCGGAGGGCACTACACCTACGACCTGCTGGTGGCCGACCTCGTCGCCTTCCTGCGCGACGGCGGCCCCGCGCACGTCCTCGGCTACTCGTTCGCCGGCATCCTCGCCGAGCTCGCGCTCGTCGCGCACCCGGAGCTGTTCCTCACCCTCACGCTGCTCACCTCGCCGCCGGAGCCGGGCCAGGCATTCCGCGGCGTGCGGACCATCGGCTGGCTGAGCTGGTTCCTGAACGGCCGCCAGGGCGCCGGTCTGATGATCTGGGGCATCGTGACCAACAAGAACAAGGTCGGCCCGGCCCGGCTCGCGTTCGTCCGGGAGCGCTTCGCGCTCACCCGCCGGTCGAGCGTGGACGATATCGTCGGGCTGATGAAGCACGTGCCGGACGTGCGCGACCGTGTCGCCGCGATCGGCCTCCCCGTCCTGGTGGCGACCGGCGACCACGACCTGTGGCCGACGCACCTCCACGCCGCGAACGCCCAGGCGCTCGGCGCCCGGCTGGCCGTCTACCGCACCGGCCACAGCCCGTGCGAGACCGCGCCGAACCAGCTCGGCCGCGACATGATCGCGCTGTTCCGCTCCGCCGAGCGCTGA
- a CDS encoding aspartate ammonia-lyase, translating into MDEPKTHPIPVIDPTAGGAVVDASENVSDVPTPSAEGRPTRIETDSLGSREIPADAYWGVHTSRALENFPIAKRPISVYPDLIVALAAVKQAAARANLEIGVLEQHKADLIDRACQLIIDGKYHDQFVVGVMQGGAGTSTNMNANEVIANVALELEGRPKGDYAYMSPIDDVNRSQSTNDTYPTAIKIALTFALGHLLDELALLRDSFAAKGREFRHILKVGRTQLQDAVPMTLGQEFHGFATTLTEDHARLTETKWLLAEINLGATAIGTGITADPGYAAAAVKHLNLITGLNLETAPDLIESTSDAGAFMSFSGSLKRSAIKLSKICNDLRLLSSGPQAGLGEINLPPRQAGSSIMPGKVNPVIPEVVNQVAFSVAGADVTVTMAAEGGQLQLNAFEPVIAHSLLQSITWMAQAFHTLRVNCVDGITANEERLGAMVGSSVGVITALTPHIGYAAAAALAKSALLTGHNVADLVVEAKLMSREEVTRLLSPARLSGLEAITTSIPVVEAEAIEKAEKARE; encoded by the coding sequence ATGGACGAACCGAAGACTCACCCCATCCCCGTCATCGACCCGACGGCCGGCGGCGCCGTCGTCGACGCGTCCGAGAACGTGTCCGACGTCCCGACCCCCAGCGCCGAGGGCCGGCCGACCCGCATCGAGACCGACTCCCTGGGCAGCCGGGAGATCCCGGCCGACGCCTACTGGGGCGTGCACACCTCGCGAGCCCTCGAGAACTTCCCGATCGCCAAGCGGCCGATCTCCGTCTACCCGGACCTCATCGTCGCCCTCGCCGCCGTCAAGCAGGCGGCGGCCCGCGCCAACCTCGAGATCGGTGTGCTGGAGCAGCACAAGGCCGACCTCATCGACCGGGCCTGCCAGCTCATCATCGACGGCAAGTACCACGACCAGTTCGTCGTCGGCGTGATGCAGGGCGGCGCCGGCACCTCCACGAACATGAACGCCAACGAGGTCATCGCGAACGTCGCGCTCGAGCTCGAGGGGCGCCCCAAGGGCGACTACGCGTACATGAGCCCGATCGACGACGTGAACCGCAGCCAGAGCACGAACGACACGTACCCGACCGCGATCAAGATCGCCCTGACCTTCGCGCTCGGCCACCTGCTCGACGAGCTCGCCCTGCTGCGCGACTCCTTCGCCGCCAAGGGCCGCGAGTTCCGCCACATCCTCAAGGTCGGCCGCACCCAGCTGCAGGACGCCGTGCCGATGACGCTCGGCCAGGAGTTCCACGGCTTCGCCACCACCCTCACCGAGGACCACGCCCGGCTCACCGAGACCAAGTGGCTGCTCGCCGAGATCAACCTCGGCGCCACCGCGATCGGCACCGGCATCACGGCCGACCCCGGCTACGCGGCGGCGGCCGTCAAGCACCTCAACCTGATCACCGGCCTCAACCTGGAGACCGCCCCCGACCTGATCGAGTCGACGTCCGACGCCGGCGCCTTCATGTCGTTCTCCGGCTCGCTCAAGCGCAGCGCCATCAAGCTCTCGAAGATCTGCAACGACCTGCGCCTGCTGTCGTCCGGCCCGCAGGCGGGCCTCGGCGAGATCAACCTCCCGCCGCGCCAGGCCGGGTCGTCGATCATGCCGGGCAAGGTCAACCCGGTCATCCCGGAGGTCGTCAACCAGGTCGCGTTCTCCGTGGCCGGCGCCGACGTCACCGTGACGATGGCGGCCGAGGGCGGCCAGCTCCAGCTCAACGCCTTCGAGCCGGTCATCGCCCACTCGCTGCTGCAGTCCATCACCTGGATGGCGCAGGCCTTCCACACGCTGCGCGTCAACTGCGTCGACGGCATCACCGCGAACGAGGAGCGGCTCGGCGCGATGGTCGGCTCGTCGGTCGGCGTCATCACCGCGCTCACGCCGCACATCGGCTACGCCGCCGCGGCGGCGCTCGCCAAGTCGGCGCTGCTGACCGGCCACAACGTCGCCGACCTGGTCGTGGAGGCCAAGCTGATGAGCCGCGAGGAGGTCACCCGCCTGCTGTCGCCCGCGCGCCTGAGCGGCCTCGAGGCGATCACCACCTCCATCCCGGTCGTCGAGGCCGAGGCCATCGAGAAGGCCGAGAAGGCCCGCGAGTAG
- a CDS encoding aldehyde dehydrogenase family protein: MTSESTLTSGTVAGGPIPQTVATLRATFDAGRTKPLAWRLAQLDALRRMLTERAAEFEDALLEDLAKNPTESQIAEVGFVVGEIDHMRRNLRRWLRPRRVAVPGALQPAKARVVLEPVGVVLVIAPWNYPVQLLLAPVVGALAAGNAVVLKPSELAPATSAAMARLVPQYLDRSAVAVVEGAIAETTELLAQRWDHIFFTGNGRVGRIVAAAAAEHLTPVTLELGGKSPVYVDDSVDLAAAARRIAWGKFMNAGQTCVAPDYILATKAVAGRLAAELATAVRALYGDDTAQSPDYGRIVDDRHFERLTGLLGSGTTAVGGESEAASRYLAPTVLVDVPRDSAAMAEEIFGPVLPIVTVDGLDDAIAFIRAGDKPLALYVFSDRRDVRRRILTETSSGAVGFGVPAAHLAVGGLPFGGVGESGSGAYHGRRSLEAFSHEKAVLSKALAPDTLQLIYPPYTEGKDRFARGLLRKLG; the protein is encoded by the coding sequence ATGACCTCCGAGTCCACGCTCACGTCCGGCACCGTCGCCGGCGGCCCGATCCCGCAGACCGTCGCGACCCTGCGCGCCACCTTCGACGCCGGCCGCACCAAGCCGCTCGCCTGGCGGCTGGCGCAGCTCGACGCCCTCCGCCGCATGCTCACCGAGCGCGCCGCCGAGTTCGAGGACGCCCTGCTGGAGGACCTGGCCAAGAACCCGACCGAGTCGCAGATCGCCGAGGTCGGCTTCGTCGTCGGCGAGATCGACCACATGCGGCGCAACCTCCGCCGCTGGCTGCGTCCCCGTCGCGTCGCCGTTCCGGGCGCCCTCCAGCCCGCGAAGGCGCGGGTCGTGCTGGAGCCGGTCGGCGTCGTGCTCGTGATCGCCCCGTGGAACTACCCCGTCCAACTGCTGCTGGCGCCGGTCGTCGGCGCGCTGGCGGCGGGCAACGCCGTCGTCCTCAAGCCGAGCGAGCTCGCCCCGGCGACCTCCGCGGCGATGGCCCGGCTCGTCCCGCAGTACCTCGATCGCAGCGCCGTCGCCGTGGTCGAGGGCGCGATCGCCGAGACCACCGAGCTGCTCGCGCAGCGCTGGGACCACATCTTCTTCACCGGCAACGGCCGCGTCGGCCGCATCGTCGCCGCGGCGGCGGCGGAGCACCTGACGCCGGTGACCCTGGAGCTCGGCGGCAAGTCCCCGGTCTACGTGGACGACTCCGTCGACCTCGCGGCGGCCGCACGCCGGATCGCCTGGGGCAAGTTCATGAACGCGGGCCAGACCTGCGTCGCACCGGACTACATCCTGGCCACGAAGGCGGTGGCCGGGCGGCTCGCCGCCGAGCTCGCCACCGCCGTGCGCGCGCTGTACGGCGACGACACGGCGCAGAGCCCCGACTACGGGCGCATCGTGGACGACCGGCACTTCGAGCGGCTGACGGGCCTGCTCGGCTCCGGCACGACCGCGGTCGGTGGCGAGTCGGAGGCGGCCTCGCGCTATCTCGCGCCGACGGTGCTCGTGGACGTGCCGCGCGACTCGGCCGCGATGGCCGAGGAGATCTTCGGCCCGGTGCTGCCGATCGTCACGGTGGACGGCCTGGACGACGCGATCGCGTTCATCCGCGCCGGCGACAAGCCGCTGGCCCTCTACGTCTTCAGCGACCGCCGCGACGTCCGCCGGCGCATACTCACCGAGACCAGCTCCGGAGCGGTCGGCTTCGGGGTGCCCGCGGCGCACCTCGCGGTCGGCGGCCTCCCGTTCGGCGGGGTCGGCGAGAGCGGCTCCGGCGCCTACCACGGCCGCCGGTCGCTGGAGGCGTTCAGCCACGAGAAGGCGGTCCTGTCCAAGGCCCTCGCCCCCGACACGCTGCAGCTGATCTACCCGCCGTACACGGAGGGCAAGGACCGGTTCGCCCGCGGACTGCTGCGGAAACTGGGCTGA
- the trmB gene encoding tRNA (guanosine(46)-N7)-methyltransferase TrmB: protein MEPSPLVRPRSFVIRGRKTEAQQRAIDEFWPLYGVEFDGSPLDLDALFGRTAPRVVEIGFGNGENLLALAARHPEKDFLGVEVHGAGVGRVLAAAHEQGLSNIRVVRHDAVEVFERGLGAASVDEVLIFFPDPWPKARHHRRRLVQPDVVRLIVAALKPAGVLRLATDWEPYAEHMIDVLDAEPALVNVAGPGGFIPRPDDRPVTKFERRGERLGHAIFDLEYRPRV from the coding sequence ATGGAACCGTCCCCACTCGTCAGGCCGCGCAGCTTCGTCATCCGCGGCAGGAAGACCGAAGCCCAGCAGCGGGCGATCGACGAGTTCTGGCCGCTCTACGGCGTGGAGTTCGACGGCTCGCCGCTCGACCTCGACGCGCTCTTCGGGCGCACGGCGCCGCGCGTGGTCGAGATCGGCTTCGGCAACGGCGAGAACCTGCTCGCCCTGGCCGCGCGGCACCCCGAGAAGGACTTCCTGGGGGTGGAGGTCCACGGTGCGGGCGTCGGCCGGGTGCTGGCCGCCGCGCACGAGCAGGGCCTCAGCAACATCCGGGTGGTCCGGCACGACGCGGTCGAGGTCTTCGAGCGGGGGCTCGGCGCCGCGAGCGTCGACGAGGTGCTCATCTTCTTCCCCGACCCGTGGCCGAAGGCCCGCCATCACCGGCGCCGGCTGGTGCAGCCCGACGTCGTCCGGCTCATCGTCGCCGCGCTGAAGCCCGCCGGCGTGCTCCGGCTCGCGACCGACTGGGAGCCGTACGCCGAGCACATGATCGACGTGCTGGACGCCGAGCCCGCCCTCGTGAACGTCGCAGGCCCCGGCGGTTTCATCCCGCGCCCGGACGACCGTCCCGTCACCAAGTTCGAGCGCAGGGGCGAGCGGCTCGGGCACGCGATCTTCGACCTGGAGTACCGCCCGCGCGTGTGA
- a CDS encoding NCS2 family permease — MLRETTISASTSTPTPTLKGRLDRFFEITSRGTTWATEFRGGLLTFVTMAYIVILNPLILGGTPDVSGHSLQGQQVAAVTALSAGFMTVLFGLVARLPFAFAAGLGINSFLAVNVVKVLTWQEAMGLVVINGLIIVLLAATGLRRLIFNAVPPQLKTAITVGIGLFIAFIGFVDSGFVRSTNLSSPPVQLGEAGSIATVPTLVFLVALVVMGVLMARKVKGALLIGIVVATIVAIIAEAIFHVGASGPKNANGWNLTVPQLPTSLVSVPNLSLVGQFDLFGSFGRIGALAAVMLIFTLVFTNFFDAMGSMTGLARSAGLAKEDGTFPRLQSALIVEGVGAVVGGGTSASSNTVFVESASGIGEGAKTGFASVVTGVLFLLAMFFTPLTQVVPLEVAAAALVVVGALMVVQIRHIDFHEFSSTLPVFLTIIVMPLTYSIANGIGVGFISWVLIRSLAGKAREISPLLWIVAAGFLVYFARGPIEAVLPH, encoded by the coding sequence ATACTACGGGAGACCACCATTTCCGCTTCGACTTCCACGCCGACGCCGACCCTCAAAGGGCGCCTGGACCGGTTCTTCGAGATCACGTCCCGCGGCACCACGTGGGCCACGGAGTTCCGCGGCGGCCTGCTGACGTTCGTGACGATGGCGTACATCGTCATCCTCAACCCGCTCATCCTCGGCGGGACCCCCGACGTGTCCGGCCACTCGCTGCAAGGCCAGCAGGTCGCCGCCGTCACCGCGCTGAGCGCCGGCTTCATGACCGTGCTCTTCGGCCTGGTCGCCCGGCTGCCGTTCGCGTTCGCCGCGGGCCTCGGCATCAACTCCTTCCTCGCGGTCAACGTCGTCAAGGTGCTGACCTGGCAGGAGGCGATGGGCCTGGTCGTCATCAACGGCCTCATCATCGTGCTGCTCGCCGCCACCGGGCTCCGCCGCCTGATCTTCAACGCGGTCCCGCCGCAGCTGAAGACCGCCATCACCGTCGGCATCGGCCTCTTCATCGCCTTCATCGGCTTCGTCGACAGCGGCTTCGTGCGCAGCACCAATCTGTCCTCGCCGCCGGTGCAGCTCGGCGAGGCCGGCTCGATCGCCACCGTCCCGACCCTGGTCTTCCTGGTCGCGCTCGTCGTCATGGGCGTGCTCATGGCCCGGAAGGTGAAGGGCGCGCTGCTCATCGGCATCGTCGTCGCCACCATCGTCGCGATCATCGCGGAGGCGATCTTCCACGTTGGCGCGTCCGGCCCGAAGAACGCCAACGGCTGGAACCTCACGGTGCCGCAGCTCCCGACGTCGCTGGTCAGCGTCCCGAACCTCAGCCTGGTCGGCCAGTTCGACCTGTTCGGCTCGTTCGGCCGGATCGGCGCCCTCGCCGCCGTGATGCTGATCTTCACGCTCGTCTTCACGAACTTCTTCGACGCCATGGGCTCGATGACCGGCCTGGCCCGCAGCGCCGGCCTCGCGAAGGAGGACGGCACCTTCCCGCGCCTGCAGTCCGCGCTGATCGTGGAGGGCGTCGGCGCCGTGGTCGGCGGCGGCACCTCGGCCAGCTCCAACACCGTCTTCGTCGAGTCGGCCTCCGGCATCGGCGAGGGCGCGAAGACCGGCTTCGCCAGCGTCGTCACCGGCGTGCTGTTCCTGCTCGCGATGTTCTTCACCCCGCTCACCCAGGTGGTTCCGCTGGAGGTCGCGGCCGCCGCGCTCGTCGTCGTGGGCGCGCTGATGGTGGTGCAGATCCGCCACATCGACTTCCACGAGTTCTCCAGCACGCTGCCGGTGTTCCTCACGATCATCGTCATGCCGCTGACCTACTCGATCGCCAACGGCATCGGCGTCGGCTTCATCTCCTGGGTGCTGATCCGGTCCCTCGCCGGAAAGGCGCGCGAGATCAGCCCGCTGCTCTGGATCGTCGCGGCTGGCTTCCTGGTCTACTTCGCGCGCGGACCGATCGAGGCGGTGCTGCCGCACTGA
- a CDS encoding uracil-xanthine permease family protein has translation MALPWKLHGDGKTVGARELVLPGERLTWPRTIGLGAQHVVAMFGATFLVPLLTGFPPSTTLLFSGVGTMLFLLITRNKLPSYLGSSFAFIVPIVAATKAHGMPSALFGIVVTGLLLAVVGLIVVATGTKWIDGLMPPIVAGAIVALIGFNLAPAAKNNFMQAPVTALVTLAAVILCTVLFKGMLGRLSIFLGVVVGYVFAVFAGQVDFSKVEKAAWIGLPQFTFPANPFTDAPATWGILPAFLPVVLVLIAENVGHIRGVAQLTDPAVNKLTGRALFADGLATTIAGFFGGSGTTTYGENIGVMAATRVYSTAAYWVAGIVAVLLGLSPKVGAVINTIPAGVLGGVTTALYGLIGVIGVKIWLDNKVDFSKPVNQFTAATALIIGIGDFTLNLGQLTFNGIALGAIAAIVVYHVMNSIARVRGTA, from the coding sequence ATGGCTCTGCCCTGGAAGCTGCACGGCGACGGAAAGACGGTTGGAGCGCGCGAACTCGTGCTCCCCGGCGAGCGGCTCACCTGGCCGCGGACCATCGGACTCGGCGCGCAGCACGTCGTCGCCATGTTCGGCGCGACGTTCCTGGTGCCGCTGCTCACCGGGTTCCCGCCCAGCACGACCCTGCTGTTCTCCGGCGTCGGCACGATGCTCTTCCTGCTGATCACCCGCAACAAGCTGCCCAGCTACCTCGGCTCCTCGTTCGCGTTCATCGTGCCGATCGTGGCGGCGACCAAGGCGCACGGGATGCCGTCCGCGCTGTTCGGCATCGTCGTCACCGGCCTCCTGCTCGCCGTGGTCGGCCTGATCGTCGTCGCGACCGGCACCAAGTGGATCGACGGGCTGATGCCGCCCATCGTCGCCGGCGCCATCGTGGCGCTGATCGGCTTCAACCTCGCCCCGGCGGCGAAGAACAACTTCATGCAGGCGCCGGTCACCGCGCTGGTGACCCTCGCCGCGGTGATCCTCTGCACGGTGCTGTTCAAGGGGATGCTCGGCCGGCTCTCGATCTTCCTCGGCGTGGTCGTCGGCTACGTCTTCGCCGTGTTCGCCGGCCAGGTCGACTTCAGCAAGGTCGAGAAGGCGGCGTGGATCGGCCTCCCGCAGTTCACCTTCCCGGCGAACCCGTTCACGGACGCCCCGGCGACCTGGGGCATCCTGCCCGCCTTCCTGCCGGTCGTGCTCGTGCTGATCGCCGAGAACGTCGGCCACATCCGCGGCGTCGCCCAGCTCACCGACCCGGCGGTGAACAAGCTGACCGGCCGCGCGCTGTTCGCCGACGGCCTGGCGACGACCATCGCCGGCTTCTTCGGCGGCTCGGGCACGACGACCTACGGCGAGAACATCGGCGTCATGGCCGCGACCCGCGTGTACTCGACGGCCGCGTACTGGGTGGCCGGCATCGTCGCGGTGCTGCTGGGCCTCTCCCCCAAGGTCGGCGCCGTCATCAACACCATCCCGGCCGGCGTGCTGGGCGGTGTGACGACCGCGCTCTACGGCCTCATCGGCGTCATCGGCGTGAAGATCTGGCTGGACAACAAGGTGGACTTCTCCAAGCCGGTCAACCAGTTCACGGCGGCGACCGCGCTCATCATCGGCATCGGCGACTTCACGCTGAACCTCGGCCAGCTCACCTTCAACGGGATCGCGCTCGGCGCCATCGCGGCGATCGTGGTCTACCACGTGATGAACTCGATCGCGCGGGTCCGCGGGACCGCGTAG
- a CDS encoding peptidase, whose protein sequence is MSAVLQFLTVFAASLIGACVVVGFYALGTRLLAVAGRALFVEPAEFTDAITVITPEQAAKAQKKAEKARRKSPLSDGRKRAALTGAYACFVLCGAAVLYGLYLIIPYFHH, encoded by the coding sequence ATGAGCGCCGTCCTGCAGTTCCTCACGGTGTTCGCCGCGTCCCTGATCGGCGCGTGCGTCGTCGTCGGCTTCTACGCGCTCGGCACGCGCCTGCTCGCCGTGGCCGGCCGGGCGCTGTTCGTCGAGCCGGCCGAGTTCACCGACGCCATCACGGTCATCACGCCGGAACAGGCGGCCAAGGCCCAGAAGAAGGCCGAGAAGGCCCGCCGCAAGAGCCCGCTCAGCGACGGCAGGAAGCGCGCGGCGCTGACCGGCGCCTACGCGTGCTTCGTGCTCTGCGGCGCGGCGGTGCTGTACGGGCTGTATTTGATCATCCCGTACTTCCACCACTGA
- a CDS encoding inorganic phosphate transporter: protein MDLTLVIVLVIALALFFDFTNGFHDTANAMATPIATGAMRPKVAVALAAVLNLVGAFLSTEVAKTISGGIINEGSGGVLISPQLIFAGLVGAIVWNMVTWLYGLPSSSSHALFGGLIGAAIVGAGVASVNFPVVVQKVVLPAVIAPFTAGVVAWAATKLAYWITRRYDGRPDGRGGFRYGQIFSSSLVALSHGTNDAQKTMGVITLLLISANLLPAGSGPPLWVVVACALAIAIGTYSGGWRIIRTLGRGLTEVKPAQGFAAETSTAATILASSHLGFALSTTQVASGSVIGSGLGRRGASVRWGTAGRIAIGWVMTLPAAGVVGAVAAFVGLLGPVGILIDTVVAVLVITFIFWRSRRNRVSSANAVAPVPVQGQSDVAESGRVVKIRKVKPLKRERTGRNPA, encoded by the coding sequence GTGGATCTCACCCTCGTCATCGTGCTGGTCATCGCGCTGGCCCTCTTCTTCGATTTCACCAACGGGTTCCACGACACCGCCAACGCGATGGCCACGCCGATCGCGACCGGCGCCATGCGGCCCAAGGTCGCGGTGGCCCTCGCAGCGGTCCTGAACCTCGTCGGCGCGTTCCTGTCGACCGAGGTGGCGAAGACCATCTCGGGCGGCATCATCAACGAGGGCTCCGGCGGCGTCCTGATCTCGCCGCAGCTGATCTTCGCCGGGCTGGTCGGCGCCATCGTCTGGAACATGGTGACCTGGCTCTACGGCCTGCCGTCGTCGTCCAGCCACGCTCTGTTCGGCGGCCTCATCGGTGCGGCCATCGTCGGGGCGGGGGTCGCGTCGGTGAACTTCCCGGTGGTCGTCCAGAAGGTCGTCCTCCCCGCCGTGATCGCCCCGTTCACCGCGGGCGTGGTGGCGTGGGCGGCGACCAAGCTGGCCTACTGGATCACCCGGCGCTACGACGGCCGCCCGGACGGCCGCGGCGGCTTCCGCTACGGCCAGATCTTCTCGTCCTCCCTCGTCGCGCTGTCGCACGGCACCAACGACGCGCAGAAGACGATGGGCGTCATCACGCTGCTGCTGATCTCGGCGAACCTCCTCCCGGCCGGCAGCGGGCCGCCGCTCTGGGTCGTCGTCGCGTGCGCGCTCGCGATCGCGATCGGCACCTACTCCGGCGGCTGGCGGATCATCCGCACGCTCGGCAGGGGCCTGACCGAGGTGAAGCCCGCGCAGGGCTTCGCCGCGGAGACCAGCACGGCGGCGACCATCCTGGCCTCCAGCCACCTCGGCTTCGCCCTCTCCACCACGCAGGTCGCCTCCGGCTCCGTGATCGGCTCCGGCCTCGGCCGGCGCGGCGCGTCGGTGCGCTGGGGCACGGCCGGCCGGATCGCGATCGGCTGGGTGATGACCCTGCCCGCCGCGGGCGTCGTCGGCGCCGTCGCCGCGTTCGTCGGCCTGCTCGGTCCCGTCGGCATCCTCATCGACACGGTGGTCGCCGTCCTGGTGATCACGTTCATCTTCTGGCGGTCGCGGCGCAACCGGGTCTCCAGCGCGAACGCGGTCGCTCCGGTCCCCGTCCAGGGCCAGAGCGACGTCGCCGAGTCCGGCCGGGTCGTGAAGATCCGGAAGGTCAAGCCGCTCAAGCGCGAGCGCACCGGAAGGAACCCCGCATGA